Genomic DNA from Verrucomicrobiia bacterium:
ATTTTCTTCAGGAATTCATCCGGCGTAAAGGCCACCTGAAGCTGCGCCAGCTTGGAATCCACTTCGGTTTCAGCCACTGAAATCCGCGCATGCGAGGCGTGATCCACCAGAATTTGGTTGTTGATCAGTTCATTCAGAATGTTTAGTTTGAAAGTGAGCGCCTGGACGGGGCTGCCGGCGTCCGAGCCCGACTGCATCTGACGTCGGTATTGCCTTTCAACCTGGTCGCGATAGATTGGCTTGCCGTCCACTTCCGCCCAAATCTCGCGGGTCGAGGTCGGCTTCTGGTTGCAAGCAGAGAGCAACGCCAAGCCTGCGATTGCCAGGGCGGCCCATGCGCGCCTGGCACCGTGGGAAATACGATTGATATTGTGCATCCCTTGATTGTATCGCGGATTGCATGCCTGCTTAAGGACAGAATTGATGCCCGAAAGAGTGTCGTTAGCAAGTTAAAATGTCCGGTATTCTTGATTAGTGAAATGTCCGGTTTTGTTCTCCTTTTGTTCGTCCTTAGGATTTGTTTTGCTTTTTGCGCGCGAACGGAAGGCGCCCGTAGGGCGACTGGAGTTCGCGCGCACAGCCGATTCGGGTTGGCATCGGCGGGACGGCGATTGAGTCTCCCGACTCCAAGTTCCGATCTCCCTCCCTGGTGTGGACATGTCATTTTCTCCCCCTTAGGCCGCTTCGCCTGGAAGGGCGGGTTTACCATCTCCCGGCTTCAGCGCGACGCCCTCCCCCGTGTAGCGGCCCAGGACCTTGGGGCCATAGCCGAGGCTCACCGTTCCGTCCAAATGTTCATAGACCGTCACGCGGCAGCCGGCCAGGCTGCCCCGCCACAACGTCTTCTCAATCTGCAAGCAGCGGTTTGACCAACTCACCGTGTTGTCGCGGTTGACGATGCGCTCGTGCTGAATCGAGAAAACCCGATCCAAGTCGCCCCGCCGCGCCCGCACGAAGGCGTGACCAGGCTGGGCGGCCTTCACCGTGAACTTGCGATTAAACTCGGCGATATAAGACTCCTTGAGAAATCGGTTCGCCTCTTCCACCGTCCCGATCCCCCGCAAGCGCAACTCCTGGGGCAGCCGTCCCTGCCAGGTCCCAAAGTTCCGCTCACTCCGCCCCCGCGCCTGCGGCGAATAGGAGGGAATCATCTCGATCCTCAAATCACTCAGCGCCCGCCCTACCTGTGTCAAACGCTGTCGATCCACGGGTTCCCCCGCCTTAGGAGTCAGAAAAAAGTGGCTCGCCCGGTCGCTGTAGAGGGCACAGAAGACTCCCTTATTTTCGATCACTTCCCGCAGCGCCACCATCACCGTCCGCGTCGATTCTTCCTCCACCAGTTGCGCGTAATAGATCTGGCTGGTCGCATCATCCATGACCACCAGCAAGTCATACCAGCGATCATGCTCGAACCAGCGATGCTCGCTGCCGTCGACGTGCAACATCATCCCGGGCAGAGGGCGCCGCTCCCGCCGTTTCCGATGCACCCCTCGCTGCTTGCGCTTGGCCACCAACCCTGCCCCTTGCAGGACCAGCTTCACCCAGGTGTAACTCAGCTCGATCCCGTGCTCCTCCACCAACTTCTCGTGGAAATGCCGCACGTTGAAGTCGAAATACTTCTCCCGATACAACCCCAGCACGCGCTCCACCGTCTCCAGCGGAATCCGGCGCGGGCTCGGCTGACCCCGCCGCCGGTCGTACAGGCCGTCGTACCCTCCCCACTCGTATCGCTTCTTCCAACGCTGCATCTGTCGAGGGCTGATCCCCGCAATCTCGGCCGCCTGCCACCAGGTAATCGTCCTGGCCAAAGCTCGCAAAATCACTTCTTGCATCTTCATTGCCCGCTCCATCGCGGCCACACTGCAATGCTCCATGTCGGACCTCCGACTAGAGCCTTACCATGCGCCGCTTCCTCGGACCGGACATTTCACT
This window encodes:
- a CDS encoding ISNCY family transposase, translated to MKMQEVILRALARTITWWQAAEIAGISPRQMQRWKKRYEWGGYDGLYDRRRGQPSPRRIPLETVERVLGLYREKYFDFNVRHFHEKLVEEHGIELSYTWVKLVLQGAGLVAKRKQRGVHRKRRERRPLPGMMLHVDGSEHRWFEHDRWYDLLVVMDDATSQIYYAQLVEEESTRTVMVALREVIENKGVFCALYSDRASHFFLTPKAGEPVDRQRLTQVGRALSDLRIEMIPSYSPQARGRSERNFGTWQGRLPQELRLRGIGTVEEANRFLKESYIAEFNRKFTVKAAQPGHAFVRARRGDLDRVFSIQHERIVNRDNTVSWSNRCLQIEKTLWRGSLAGCRVTVYEHLDGTVSLGYGPKVLGRYTGEGVALKPGDGKPALPGEAA